From a region of the Calliphora vicina chromosome 4, idCalVici1.1, whole genome shotgun sequence genome:
- the LOC135958864 gene encoding farnesol dehydrogenase-like — translation MERWQNKVAVVTGASSGIGSAIVKDLINNGLQVVGLARRVERVEEIKKQLPVKLQSKLTALKCDVSNLKSVNEAFDKIISHFGGVDILVNNAGCMKSGQLSTGNIEDIQHVLQTNVMGVVYCTQRAFKSMKERNFDGHVVLINSIVGHKVITIGNQTINTNIYSPSKFAITAITEIYRQEFRGLGTKIKITSVSPGAVDTEIVPDYMRVFFDGTILKSEDISQGVLYAISTPPHVQIHEMTIKPVGEMF, via the exons atggAACGTTGGCAAAATAAAGTGGCTGTTGTAACAGGAGCCAGTTCGGGTATTGGTTCTGCCATTGTTAAGGATCTCATTAATAATGGTTTACAAGTTGTCGGTCTGGCCAGACGAGTAGAGCGTGTCGAAGAAATTAAAAAGCAATTGCCAGTTAAACTACAATCGAAATTAACAGCTCTTAAATGTGATGTTTCCAATTTGAAATCGGTTAATGAGGCCTTCGATAAGATCATCTCCCACTTTGGTGGTGTCGACATTTTAGTCAATAATGCTGGTTGCATGAAAAGTGGTCAGCTAAGTACGGGTAATATCGAGGACATTCAGCACGTTTTACAAACAAATGTCATGGGAGTTGTGTATTGTACCCAACGCGCTTTCAAATCCATGAAGGAGCGTAATTTTGATGGTCATGTGGTTTTAATTAACAGTATTGTCGGCCATAAGGTCATAACTATTGGAAATCAGACGATAAACACTAATATATATTCCCCTAGTAAATTTGCCATTACCGCTATAACGGAAATTTATAGACAAGAGTTTAGGGGTTTGggtactaaaattaaaattacg AGCGTAAGTCCTGGCGCAGTTGACACTGAAATTGTACCTGATTATATGAGAGTATTTTTTGATGGCACTATACTGAAGTCTGAAGATATTTCTCAAGGTGTTTTGTATGCCATTTCTACACCACCGCATGTGCAAATTCATGAAATGACTATTAAGCCAGTGGGTGAAATGTTCTAA